The nucleotide window gggctgcatcagtgaggggagggaagcggaATACAGAGGTGTTGTCAATTACTTTGTTGAGTggagtgggctgaatcacctgcagctcaacactgacaagactaaggagttagtggtggatttTAGGagtagaggaacacccctgtctgctgtctccatcaagggtgtggatgtgcagtttaccaaggagtacaagtacctttgagtttacctggacagtaaactggactggtccaggaacactgaggcataagaagggacagagccatctGTACTTTCTGAGAAGGCTCCACTCTTTCAATATCTACAGTAAGATGTTCTAttaatcggtggtggccagtgccatcttcttcactgtcggTAGCGGGGCGAAGGCCGCGAATGCCAACAGAACTaataagctcatcaggaaggctcgtTTCGTCTTGATGGTGGAGTTGGACTcgctggaggtggtcttggaggggagggtgCTCTTCAAACTATGGAGCATCTTGGACTATACAGCTCATCCCCTccttgacacactggtcaacctgaggagcaccttcagcaacagattggttccaccaaAATGCAGCACAGGAGAtcttttttccctgtggctatcaaactgtacaacttctcccccttctgtcatggggtagaccgactccccccccccccccccccaccccccaccccaccaccccacctctccccctccccaatgtTTGCAAATCCTGGACTTACCACATAACTTTATttacatgtttcatgtatcttgctgtgttttatgactgttggcagaccaatttccctcctgggataaataaagttctatcatatcgtatcgtattgtatggtaaataaatgtttaaaaatcatCTTATGAATCTCCAGTTGTTAAATATCACCAACTTTGCAAATATATAGAGACCAAAGTTAACAAAGAGGAAACAAACAGCTCAATTAGAAATAAAACATAGAGATGGCTTTGAGGAGGGATTGCTAGATTAACATAACATTATTTTCATTTTAGGATTTTACTTTGATTCCAACCCAGATCAATGAATCTCTCTCTGAAATGAATGTGGAAGTTCTGAATGAGAATAACTCAGCCAGTCTGTCTGCTAGAATGATACCATCATGAACAATTTGCAATTGGTTATGATCTACTTTTATACTGATACTTAGATAATTGCAAATAATAGGTACATCTACACAGTTTCtgttaaaaataatatttccagCTACAGAAAGGAAACCAAGATTGAATATTTTATACTGACAATGGAAAGCATGTGCAttcatatttttcaatcttcataAGCAATATGTTTTACCAATGACTTTAACTACACCTATTAAAACAAGTATTAAAAAAATGATGGTTTAATAAATCATACCACTAACATCAATAGGAGGCATCATAAACATGAAAGAAGTTAATATGTTTTCAATGTCCATCACACAATGGCGGAATTGAAGCAgcataaatatacactgtttagTGATAAAATCAGTGCTAACTGATGAACCAAGTGATCCAATAAGAGTTGGCTGATGCTACAGAGTGCAATCCATTATATCAGAAGAAGCTGAAAGGTTCCTTATAAATTTTCTATAGTCAGAAAGTTTCTGGCTCTGCTTTCTCGCATTGTGATCCTAATCATAATTCTCCACACACTGCTCAATGAAtcctcttttattttattttatctgcACATGGTTCCAATTTATCAACTGTAAATTCCTGTGGCAGTTAATTTTCGCAGGAAATTAAAAGCACCTATTGTGGCTTCGACCCCAATTTCATATTTGTAAAATGAGCATATTTCATACAGAATATAACAGTAAAATAATAACAGttcacacttttttttaaattcaaacgTTCGATAAAAATAATACATCACTGACATATCTTTCAGTGATCCTCTGACCTCTTTGGTAGATTTATAGCAACAAATACATTCGGAATTCGGAATTTCTTTAAGATATCACAAATCATTGTTGTATCCATCTGCGAAATACACCTGACAATTGCATAGGgattcaagttttttttttttgcatttagaTAGGCAGGAAAGCAACTCGGGAGATAAGGGTTAAATAATCACATCACCGCGACTGGAATGTCAGTTGCTATAAATACACATACAGACCTGAATCGTCTGACTCTGGTATACTTTGATAACATGAAAGTTGAAACTGTAAATGCCTTTTCGTGGAGCTACAAAGACTGACTCCAGGGTAAAACAATTACCCACATTCACCAAGATCTGCAAGAGAGACAGGAGGAACTACATCAGTCCGCTTTGAAAGCTCGGGGATAAAATAAAATAGATACTGCTTTCAAAGACAGCGCACATCTTAAAACATGGAACATTATTGTACAGGCTGGAGATGTCTAAGAACCACCAGCTGTTGTGGAAATATCATAAAGTTTTGAGCCTACTATCTGGGCATGGACGCCTTATCCAAACAGCCCCCATCAAACCGTGGCAGATTCTTGATGTTTGACACGCTGATGCagttaaataaaaatataaacgCAAGTGCAGCAAATTGAGACCATTCAATCGTTTAACTAGTTTAGTGCTACTGGCCATTGCTAATTACAAAGTTTCATCACTGCTCTTCATAAACCAAGAGGATGCAAATTACACTCAAGGTCTCATTCTCTGCATAATAATAAACGCGTTGGGTCCAGAAATCACCCCACTTGTTATGATAATTAAAATCTTGTGATTTTGTTTCTGGTTGACTATCCCTTCTGAACAAATCGCTGCAGTGATTCGGGCTGGGAGACTTTAAAATGTGCGTGAAGTTCTCAACGCagagcctgcctgcctgcctgtcactCCCGGGTGCGACGCGCTTGTATTTTACCAATGCAcatctatccagttaaacccactCGGGGGGCTTGCTCCCATAACCTGAAACCAACACCACAAATCACTTCTCTCCAGTAACTTTATTCATCTATAAAAATACAGAGCCCTAGCGTCTGAGTCTTGGCAGGATTGCGGGACTGGGTTCAATGCTAGGATTCCTCACCTACCGGAACCAAATGAATATCAAAGTACAGATAATGTAATACTTCAATTAATTGTTTAATGCTtaagtttttttgtgtgtttggtATTGACTGCCAGCGGCTCGGAAACCTTTGCTATTAGTAACGATTTTTAATTGCACGCTGAACGTATccttatatatatactgtatgtacCCCTTGCATAGTAAATTACTGCTTCGGCGTAATCTCCGTCGTTATACTCCATCCAGTGTGTTTAACGCCGGCTATAGATTGCTAACCGTCATTATCGCTCACTCTCTCCCTTCCCATTTACACCTGTTGCGTCTTTTGTCCGTTCCAACCCAATCTTATTCAACCCTGTTCTAATATGGGGACCGATTCCAGACTGGTGCCTTGAATCGGCCCTTTAGAGAGAATGGCACACTGGATACTTAACCCTTGATGCGATGTCATTATATCTCCACACTGTAATAAGTCAACTCTTAAACCACCCTCACTGTTTAAACCAGATGACGCTGAGACGCATCTGTCCATCTTTCCACACTAATCCGTCCAAAGAGCGCTGGCTTTGCAGACAATTCCCGTACTGTGCGAGTGTGGCTTATTTCCGAATCTCTCTGGTTACCTGGTCAAAGTAAATGATCCGAGTTTTGTTGCTCATCTCGGATGGTTCGTGGTTGGTGCTCCTGACGGCGGAGAACGCCACCTTGGAGTGAGCGGCGCGGACAGAGATCCCAAGCGGGGAGGAGGAAGACGCCTTGGAGTCACCGGTCGGGTTGGAGTCGCAGACCACCAGGCACTTGCCTTCCAACACGATGGGCTCGGTGTCGTTCTGAGCCAGCGCCGCCACGGcagacagcgccagagcccccgcCGCTAGCAGCACCATGGACAGCATCCTCTCTCGCACAACCGCGCCGAGAAACCAAGTGCCCCAGTCCAAGCCCTGTATCAGCCCTTCTCGCCCAGCCGCTCTCCCGCAGCCCCCTTCCTCGCCTCCTCGCACGGGTTCTGCTGTACGAGCGGAAAGCAGCTCCACTTAATCTGTTCTACATCTGGATATCCCAATACGAATTAGCAGAACCCCCTGCAGAAATCCTTGCATTGCACCTTAAAGTCCTCTGTCCCCTGTAGATCTCTCTTCTCCAAGCAACACACAAAGAACTTCTTGATCTAGGTGTCCCGGTGCGAATTATTGACGGGAAAGACCATAGTCAAACTAGACATCATCTGTCGTTGTCACATCCATTAGTATatcccactgccctcacttcgggcgggacacagcgccagagacccaaggttAGCCGCTGGCTCCGGCTCCCGGTTGCCCAGCTCGCTGTCTGATCCAAGTGGTTGCAGTTTGTGGAGTCAGTGTAATCGGCAGTCCCTCCGGTTTTATGTCACACACCTCCTTTACTTCCAAACGTGTGGAGAGTAGCGCTAATGAGTGCTCTTCCAAATTCCGCCCGTACTGCGGGGATTCAATCCAGCAAGGTGTCAATATAAAGAAGTGCGAGATGCGAGCAGCTGTTCAAAGATGTCAGGCACGAACGAAGGTTATCTTAATATTACTgataatcccattgtactttattcGCAGAGGTGTGTTGAACGGTTGCTTCATTATTTTTCTCTTCCTACACTTCCCTTTCCATATAAACAGACGAATGAGTCGGCTTTTGCCACGACATAACTTGATTGGTGGAAAAGTCGAGCATTTTGATTAAACAAAGTGAACCGTGTGGAGTATACTGTGGGATTTCAATTCTGTGATTAAAATGTTCTGCTGCATAAGACTCGGTGTGTTTTCTTGAATTAATTTAATAgaagacaagttttaaacaatcGAAATATTTTGAGTCTTGACGAATATTAATCCGATCATAATATGAAATAGAAGCTCTGAAGAAGTTCGATATTACTTTTCCGTGCACTGCTCGTGTTTAATGCTCAACGCCGCCTCCTTGTGGCACCTGACATTATTGGATCACTCTCGTCAAAATGTCCAAATAAAATGTAACGTTCGCTCTTCCAAACGTGAGGAACAACAATATCAATAtccacgtttaagaaacatgatAGGAACTTATTGTACAGATAGAGGTAAAAATTAGTGCACATTGTACTTAAATACCAAGTCCAAGAACAAATGTAATAAAACAGAATATACTGTgaatactcagcaggacagaccctGTTGGTGTAGAGAAAAATATCGTGTCAAGTCAATGGTCATTCATCATTCTTGGAAACGTTCAGTTTTGCTAAATTATTCTTGTTCAGATGAACAAGGGTGGCATGGTAGCGTAACTagtagaactgctgtctcacagggccagagccccgggtttgatactgatcttgggtgctgtctgtgtggagtttgcacattcttcctgtgatagcatgagtttcctccaggtgcctcccacatcccaaaaaaacATGTatttgattggcctctgtaaagcgACCCTGGTTGCGAAAATGggttaacacagaactagtgtgaaggggtgattggtggttggcgtgaactcgtgggctgaaaggcctttttcccatgctgaatctttcaatCTTTCTATGAAGGATAATTGACAAATTTTATTTCTGTTTCTTGCTCTGAAAAATGTTGTCTATCttgctatttccagcattttctgttctattgTTGATTTTCAGCTGCTGCCGTTATTTATTCTCTTCTCAAGCTACATAATTGACTTGTGTAATGTAACTGCCACTAAATGCTGcagacagtgtgaggcttgcccACTTGGTTAAATCACACATTTAAAATCAGTGATGCCTGTGTATATGCAGCTGAGTTTCTTCCCCGATATTGTAACATGAGAACACATGTACAAAATTAGGCTATTTATGGCTCATCTATCACTCAGCACCATTTACCATTACTTTTCCTCAATTGGAACTGTTATATTCcttaacacaaacttgtcaatctaattttttaaaacattcatcCAATATCTATAATTAATTGAGGAATTTTCAAatttaggatatgggccaaaagcagacgGGGCccatatggggcatcttggtcggcatacacAGGTTGGgctaaggggcctgtttccatgctgtatgactgtatgactctctatgactctattgggAAAGGCAAGCGAGCGGCCTTGATAAatatctttgcatcttctctaccACAGGTGAAGTCCCAGCAGGCTGAAGAGTAGCAAATGttgatttttgtttaagaaagggaATAGAgataatccaaagatagacacaaaaagctggagcaattcagcaggacaggcagcatctctagagagaaggaatgggtgacgtttcgggtcgagacccttcttcagaccaagatattataggctggtgagctgcATGTAAGTTGTAGAGaagttattggagaggattctatgggataggatttactcgcaTTTGGAAGGGAATTagctaattagggacagtcagcatggtttgtcCATGACAGGTCATGTCTTATGAACTTGATTAAGACTGTTCATGAAGTGATGAAGGTGACCgaggatagggcagtggatgctGCCTAAATTGATTTTAGCAAGACATTGGATTAAGTCCCTCATGATcggttgatccagaagattaagatgcctgGGATCCATTGTGATTTGGTCAATTGGATTCAAACTGAGTTGCTCATAGAAGATAGAGGATTGTGGTGGAAGAGTGTTAttttggctggaggtctgtgaccagtggaatttCACAGTGATCTATATTGTttctaaatgacttggatgtaaatagaTGTGTTGGTTAGTAAAATTGATGGAGTTGCAGACAATATGGAAGGTTATCAAGGAACATAATGGGATATAGATGAACTACAGAAATGGGGACGGGGGGAGGgacggcagatagagtttaatccgagcaaagtgaggtgttgcactttaccAGATCGAATGTAAGAGGGCAGGTATATAGTTACTTTTAAGATGATGCCAAAgcggtttaccagaatgcagaaTCGAGGGTATCAGCAATAATAAGCAAAACAAAGACACAtagtggagtagctcagcaggtcaggcaaaatcactggagaacatggcttggtaatgtttcagatcgggacccttcttcagtctgaactccagagatgctgcctgaaaaactgagttactcagcactcgTGTCTTtattttcgtaaaccagcatccaaaTGTCCTTGTttctagctataaggagaggttggacaaacttggatggtGTTGTCTAATGTTTTAGAGGacgaggggaaacctgatagaaatatataaaatcatgagaggcggaGATAGGGTAGACCACCAGAAcagttttcccagggtggaaatttcaaatactagagggcaagcTTTAAGTTGATAGAGGCACAGTTTTAGGGAAATGTGCAAGGTAAGGTTTTACACAGAGATtgatggatgcctggaatgcgcagtaggagtggtggtggagatactgtagatatgatagtggcattttagcGGATTTTGGTTATGGATATTGGTcccgtgcagacagaggagattagtttaacttggctttaTGTTCTGCCcctacattgtgagccaaagaactgtttctatgctgcactgttccatgttcgACTGGCTCTATATAATTGTCCTATTACTCAACTTCTATATTCCATCTCTTTTTGCCCTTTGTCCTTTAGTGTTTGCCAACTTTTTGACCTTACAATTTCCCATATAGTATTCCATCTGTCAACGTTTTGTACAACAACTTAGCACATCTATGGTCTATTGTAACTTATTGCTCCTGTCTACACCACTTACCCATCACCTTCTCCCACCATCATCAACAAACCTATGCAAACAGATTTCTGTTCATTCTAAATAGTGCAGTCTGACTCAAGTAACAGCCAACAAGATTGGAAATATAATAAAAACATCATATGGCCTGGATTCTCCAATCAGCCGCGACGCAATCTTTGTGATGTGGATTTGATATTTTCTGATACCATTTACACTCAGGCCTCAGCTATAGAAGTACCCAGTGTAGAACAGCATGGGTATTATTGCTcatatttgggcagcttacaacccaacgttatgaatattgatttcccttacTTTAAGCaatccttactttccctctctctccttccctcctcaactttagttctctgactagtttcactgtccccctgattaattttactgatattttactgattgtatgcattGTTGTCACCATCCCCTCAGTTAACAATGAACcactctacatttccttgatcatcgtctgctttgatcagtcgttttcacaccttacccttccatatctccagtctccCTCAACCCTttgacgttcagtctgaagaagggacttgaactgaaatgtcacccattccttctctccagaaatgttgcctgacccgctaaattactccaccattttgtgtctatctttaatgatATTATCAAGCTGGTTGTGCAATTAAACATATTACACAGTTTTCACAAATAGAATGCCAAAGAGTAAAACAACGCAAAtgtaattaatattttaaatacgATACATGGCTTATAAAGATTATTGCATATAGTTGTCATCCAGTAAAAATGAAATCtcataaataatttaaaagataTATTTTGCTTTTGACCATGATATTTTAATATACTTAGCTGAGAGAATTAAAATCTACATACTGAAAAGGATGGAGCCAAAGAGTTTGCTAAGCAGTAAATTAATGCTTAATATGTCATGAAACTCACTGATACATCATGTAGCACAGCTTAATGTTCTTAATGTATTTTCCTTTGAAAATAATCTGTAAAATGGTTAAATTCTCATAAACTCACCGACACGTGGGAGGTTGAAACATCATCAAGCCTGTGACGGGTGTAGAGAATGACTAAGAGAAAACTAAGGAGTGAATCTGGGACCTGTGGAAAAATGAATAATCAACTATTTGGATAAAGGCATATAGGCAATTTGGGGATTTTAGGAAAAAAGCCGTATGGAAAACATCAGTGAAGATAAAGCACAAAATTACAATGATTTGACTTTTTAATTATAAATTCATATTATTTTACGTTGCCTGGGGATCTGTCAAAAAGGTATGAGCTCCATTATTACaataaacatatcaaacctgatcAAACAATGGGGATGGTGCAACAAGGGCTGCAGGGGAGGATCCATTATCAGCTCAGCACCTTTATGAAATGGCTCAACCATGTGCATTTTACATGTAAATAACCTTTGTAAATTTGCCAACCCCTTAACATTAAGAAGGAGACAACCTCAGGAGAGCTATGACATTATTATACCTTTACTTAGATGGTAAGGCAAATATTAGAGTAGATTTGGAAAAGAGTGTAGTGAATAGAAGATTAAATGACTTCCCATTTCCATTATAAATTGAAAATCTGAAACAtctttaaagaaaaaaaacattttttgtttttgattatttattcattcaaagACAGTGGTTGTTACTGGATAGGCCAATATTTGTTGTCCATCTTTGATTGTCCTATAGTGATGGTTTCCTGGATCACTGTTGAGGAATCTTAAGAGTTTACCTTACGGCCAAATAATATACAGGCCTCACTATGAAAAGACAGCAGTTCGAGTGGTAAATATCCTGGAGCTTTCAAAAAGGAAGCAGTGAGAGGAATGTTTCCCATAATGTTCCCAGTTTCTCACAGTGGTCTCGGGATTACGTGTGGCAGCTGAACCCTACTTTACCTGTGATTCTGCAATGAATTACAAAATTTACAACAGTAGAGTGAATGCAAACTATGCTGAAATGTCCAGAAATGCACTGTAGGCATTTTGCTCTTTGTTCCTTTTGCTATTTACTGAATTCTTATCTCAAAGTGCTTCAGGTAACTTCCCTTTTGAGTACCACAGCTCCTATGCAAACACAATAACCAATGATGGAGTgtgagtctgaagagggtctcgacccaaaacgtcacccatttccttctctccagagatgctgcctgtcccgctgagttactccagcttcttgtgtctatcttcggtttaaaccagcatttgtggttccttcctacatgatGTAGCATGAACTGTGAGCTGCTTGCATTTGCTACCATATGTTCTCTTTCTCTCAATAGACTATTATAACCAAATAGAAATGATTGGAAGCAATCATGCAGAAATAAATGGATTTCCTCTttgtcatagagtcgtagagtcatagagtgatacagagtggaaacaggcccttcagcccaactcacccaccctggccaacaatgtcccagctaccctagtcccacttgcctgcacttggtccataaccctccaaacctgtcctatccatgtacctgcccaaccaTTTCTTAAacgattggatagtcccagcctcatctacctcatctggaagcttgttccatacatccaccacccactctgtgaaaaagttacccctcggattcctattaaatgttttccccatcaccttgaacctatgtcctctggtcctcatctcccctactctgagtaaaagactgttcatctacccgatctattcctctcatgattttgtatacctctataagatcttccctcatcctcctacgctccatggaatagagacccatcctacttaacctctccccatagctcacaccctctagcctgggcaacatcctcgtaaatattttctgaaccctttcaagcttgacattatctttcctataacatagtgcccggaactgaacacaatattctaaatgcggtctcaccaacgtcttataccaactgcaacatgacctcccaatttcataCCATTGGCAGAACTCACTAACAAGTTACCAGTCGTTTGAACAAATTCAGAGTATTCTTTTCCATTGCAGAATGTGCATTTGTACTTCAGCCTGGAATTCTTCTGTctcagaattaattggaatattgTTCAGCAGCTCTGTCTCCTTTGAACTCTCCGCCGTTCAATTTGCAGTGGAAGAGGAGAACAAAAATTGTTCCATGTATCTTCCCTGAGCCTTGAAAGACTTGATCCCAATTGCCCACACCAAACATATCAAATCAAAATCCATTCTAACATTGCAATGTGCATTGTTCCAGAATATGTTTAATGATGTTCCATTGCATAAAGATGTAAGTGTAAATGGGCAATTCAATGgcttttcaattttattttaaattattttttcaggAGCTGATCACCACCATCAAAGCCAGCATTTATAGCCTATCCTTAATTGCTCATAAAGGTGGTGGTCACCGGCCTTCTTGAACTCTTCCTGTATTTTTAATGAAAAAACTCCCACTGTGCCACTGGGTAGGAAGTTCCAAAAATCAAATCCAACAATGATAAGGAATTAGCGATTCATGTCCAAGTCAGGATTGTGTGTTACTTGGATGGGAACCTGCTggtggtggtgttcccatgcaCAACTGCCCTTGTTCTTCTTGGTAGTAAAGATTGTGGGTGGATTTGTC belongs to Amblyraja radiata isolate CabotCenter1 chromosome 23, sAmbRad1.1.pri, whole genome shotgun sequence and includes:
- the cbln4 gene encoding cerebellin-4 → MLSMVLLAAGALALSAVAALAQNDTEPIVLEGKCLVVCDSNPTGDSKASSSSPLGISVRAAHSKVAFSAVRSTNHEPSEMSNKTRIIYFDQILVNVGNCFTLESVFVAPRKGIYSFNFHVIKVYQSQTIQVNLMLNGKPVISAFAGDKDVTREAATNGVLLYLDKEDKAYLKLEKGNLVGGWQYSTFSGFLVFPL